One genomic window of Bacteroidales bacterium includes the following:
- a CDS encoding MTH1187 family thiamine-binding protein, producing the protein MSVLMEFAIFPTDKGGSVSEYVSKVIEMVRNSGYTYKLTAMGTIVETDELHQALSIIDQAYHILEPYSQRIYSTVKFDIRKNTQNRIEGKIASIESKIGKTNH; encoded by the coding sequence ATGTCTGTATTAATGGAGTTTGCTATATTTCCTACCGATAAGGGAGGAAGCGTTTCCGAATACGTAAGCAAAGTCATTGAAATGGTTCGAAACAGCGGATATACTTACAAACTCACTGCAATGGGTACAATCGTAGAAACCGACGAACTTCATCAAGCCCTAAGCATCATAGATCAAGCCTACCATATACTTGAACCTTACAGCCAACGTATTTATTCTACTGTGAAATTCGATATTCGGAAAAACACTCAAAACCGAATTGAAGGAAAAATTGCCTCCATCGAAAGCAAAATCGGGAAAACCAACCATTGA
- a CDS encoding DUF3108 domain-containing protein, giving the protein MLFSKKYLLLFTVLIPSMVLAQCFYTNHTFKSGEKIEYNIKYNLGFIWIDAGYVSFQVDSEMYQGKPVYKFTSKGSSYEKYDWIYKVRESFISRAYQTPLMPISYLRNSIEGDYFAIEEYTFNYDKNLVFSKVQNTKKKLTYDTLSLPNCAYDLLTAIYAFRNFDFEHLKPNEIVPLTVIIDNKWEKQYLRFINKENFKSNNKTVPCYHIKAAMLEGTIFHAGENTDIWITQSSERIPIYIEAKILVGTVKVFLKKYT; this is encoded by the coding sequence ATGCTGTTTTCAAAAAAATATTTACTCCTTTTCACTGTGCTAATACCTTCCATGGTGTTAGCACAGTGTTTTTATACCAACCACACTTTTAAAAGTGGTGAAAAAATTGAATACAACATTAAATATAATTTAGGTTTTATTTGGATCGATGCCGGTTACGTAAGTTTTCAAGTCGATAGTGAGATGTACCAAGGTAAGCCCGTTTATAAATTCACAAGCAAAGGTAGTTCTTACGAAAAATACGATTGGATATATAAAGTTCGTGAATCATTCATCAGTAGAGCTTATCAAACTCCTTTAATGCCCATTTCATATTTACGAAATTCTATTGAGGGTGATTATTTCGCAATTGAAGAATATACATTTAACTACGATAAAAATCTTGTATTTTCTAAAGTCCAGAACACTAAAAAAAAACTTACCTACGACACACTTTCCTTACCAAATTGTGCATACGATTTATTAACCGCTATTTATGCATTTCGAAATTTCGATTTTGAGCATTTAAAACCAAACGAAATAGTACCCTTAACAGTAATTATTGATAACAAATGGGAAAAACAATACCTGCGATTCATCAATAAAGAAAACTTCAAATCAAACAACAAAACGGTTCCTTGTTATCATATTAAAGCAGCCATGCTCGAAGGCACCATTTTTCATGCCGGCGAGAATACCGACATATGGATTACACAAAGCTCCGAACGAATACCTATCTACATCGAAGC